The Apostichopus japonicus isolate 1M-3 chromosome 20, ASM3797524v1, whole genome shotgun sequence genome contains a region encoding:
- the LOC139961873 gene encoding mitochondrial substrate carrier family protein ucpB-like, translated as MASLERRPLADNVLRYTFAGISCSTGSFVTNPVDVTKVRMQIDGELKLQKGDLKGAYQQRYYKGILRGMVSIARDEGMKGLFKGLTPALIREATYSSIRVGSYEPIKRLLGATDPANTPFYKKIMAGATAGAIGSIVVVPTDLIRVRFQAEGKLEIGQHARYQGFWQALTDIAKTEGLRGLYRGTSPTVQRAMIVTATQVPCYDHAKHTILNHRWMSEGSALHITSAMMAGFMVAVTSSPMDVIKTRIMNQQIKGVSKSELRYKSTLDCLVKTLRSEGFNGLYKGFIPNWMRLGPHTIISFFLFEFLRKEAGLSPL; from the exons TCACAAATCCTGTCGATGTTACCAAAGTTCGTATGCAGATTGATGGGGAGTTAAAGCTACAGAAGGGTGACTTGAAGGGTGCCTACCAGCAGAGATATTACAAAGGAATCTTAAGAGGAATGGTCTCTATTGCAAGGGATGAGGGTATGAAAGGCTTGTTCAAAGg ctTGACACCTGCATTGATCAGAGAGGCTACTTACAGTTCGATACGAGTAGGATCCTATGAACCCATCAAGAGGTTACTAGGGGCCACAGATCCTGCCAATACTCCATTCTATAAGAAAATCATGGCAGGTGCCACTGCTG GTGCTATTGGAAGCATAGTTGTTGTGCCCACAGACTTAATCAGAGTCAGGTTTCAGGCCGAAGGAAAACTGGAAATAGGACAGCATGCCAGATACCAAGGTTTCTGGCAGGCATTAACAGACATTGCTAAAACAGAAGGGTTAAGAGGCTTATACCGGGGTACATCACCAACAGTGCAAAGAGCAATGATAGTTACTGCAACACAG GTGCCATGCTACGATCATGCTAAACATACCATCCTAAACCATCGCTGGATGTCTGAAGGGTCAGCATTACACATTACATCGGCCATGATGGCAGGGTTTATGGTAGCTGTGACATCATCACCTATGGATGTTATCAAAACAAGAATCATGAACCAACAAATTAAAG GTGTTTCGAAAAGTGAACTTAGGTACAAAAGTACCTTGGACTGTTTGGTGAAGACACTCAGATCAGAGGGTTTCAACGGTTTATACAAGGGGTTTATACCTAATTGGATGCGTCTAGGCCCTCACACCATCATATCCTTCTTCCTGTTTGAGTTTTTACGTAAAGAGGCTGGATTAAGCCCTCTGTAG